One genomic window of Deltaproteobacteria bacterium includes the following:
- a CDS encoding ribokinase — MYDVVVVGKANVDYLVRGPRLPAPGESVNGDAFQEAAGGKGANQAVGAARLGAKVALVARVGRDARGDAVLAKLHDESVETRFVTRDPEQPTGVALCQVAASGEKQILSAAGANARLTCVVLCQLGVPLDAVEEAVRLGRNARCVVVLDPGPPARLPDSLVAQLDLIRPNTSEAEILTGIPVRDRGSAREAALDLLRRGAKIAAVQAGEHGDVLISREREVWLPRFDVNRVDATGAGDAFASALAVCLAEGRSLEDAGPFASAAAALATTVLGAQASLPRREAVLRLLRDRYSLKQ, encoded by the coding sequence GTGTACGACGTCGTGGTCGTCGGGAAGGCGAACGTCGACTACCTGGTCCGCGGCCCGCGGCTGCCGGCTCCCGGCGAGTCCGTCAACGGCGACGCGTTCCAGGAGGCTGCAGGAGGCAAAGGAGCGAACCAGGCCGTCGGGGCGGCGCGTCTCGGCGCGAAGGTCGCGCTGGTGGCGCGCGTCGGCCGCGACGCGCGCGGCGATGCGGTGCTGGCGAAGCTCCACGACGAGAGTGTCGAGACGCGTTTCGTCACCCGCGATCCCGAGCAGCCCACCGGCGTCGCTCTCTGCCAGGTGGCGGCGTCGGGAGAGAAGCAGATCCTTTCCGCTGCCGGCGCAAATGCGCGGCTGACTTGCGTCGTCCTCTGTCAGCTTGGGGTCCCTCTCGACGCGGTGGAGGAAGCGGTCCGCCTGGGGCGCAACGCGAGATGCGTGGTCGTCCTCGATCCCGGACCTCCCGCCCGCCTGCCTGACTCGCTCGTTGCACAGCTCGATCTGATCCGGCCGAACACGTCGGAGGCGGAGATTCTCACCGGCATTCCCGTCCGCGACCGCGGCAGCGCGCGCGAGGCGGCGCTCGACCTGCTGCGACGCGGAGCGAAGATCGCGGCGGTGCAGGCGGGCGAGCACGGCGACGTCCTCATCTCGCGCGAGCGCGAGGTGTGGCTGCCGCGGTTCGACGTCAACCGCGTGGATGCGACGGGCGCGGGCGATGCGTTCGCCAGCGCGCTCGCCGTTTGCCTCGCCGAAGGTCGCTCCCTCGAGGACGCCGGGCCGTTCGCGAGCGCCGCGGCGGCGCTGGCGACGACGGTGCTGGGAGCGCAGGCCTCGCTTCCCCGCCGCGAGGCGGTCCTGCGGCTCTTGCGCGACCGGTACAGCCTCAAGCAATAG
- a CDS encoding DJ-1/PfpI family protein, translating to MMIAALVVAAALSVPPKGSIAVAFVLTEGATMIDFAGPWEVFQDVHVDSRGASMEERMPFRLYTVSDSRSPIRTSGGMQVTPDYTFADAPAPVIVVVGAQGGKSKQMLDWLRRASTHSQVLMSVCTGAYKLAMAGILDGKKAATHHDAWDDFEKRFPKISLERGVRYVQSDAVVFTAGGLTSGIDLALHVVELYFGREVAVRTAAYMEYEGKGWMRSDG from the coding sequence ATGATGATTGCTGCGCTCGTCGTAGCCGCCGCCTTGAGCGTGCCGCCCAAGGGCTCCATCGCCGTCGCCTTCGTGCTCACCGAAGGAGCGACGATGATCGACTTCGCCGGACCCTGGGAGGTGTTCCAGGACGTCCACGTCGACAGCCGCGGGGCCAGCATGGAAGAGCGGATGCCGTTCCGGCTGTATACGGTTTCGGATTCGCGCTCGCCGATCCGCACCAGCGGCGGAATGCAGGTGACGCCCGATTACACGTTCGCGGACGCGCCCGCGCCGGTCATCGTGGTCGTCGGCGCGCAGGGTGGAAAATCGAAGCAGATGCTGGATTGGCTGCGGCGCGCCTCCACGCACAGCCAGGTGCTGATGTCCGTCTGCACCGGCGCGTACAAGCTCGCCATGGCAGGCATCCTCGACGGCAAGAAGGCCGCCACGCACCACGATGCCTGGGACGACTTCGAGAAGCGCTTCCCGAAGATCTCGCTGGAGCGCGGCGTGCGATACGTCCAGAGCGATGCGGTGGTCTTCACCGCCGGCGGGCTCACCTCCGGTATCGATCTCGCCTTGCACGTGGTCGAGCTGTACTTCGGACGCGAGGTCGCAGTCCGGACCGCGGCGTACATGGAGTACGAAGGCAAAGGCTGGATGCGCAGCGACGGATAG
- a CDS encoding ABC transporter permease, which produces MLRLFLRAYPKRFRERHAEDLLRLCRDVYGVGFSPRAAADLFWNGMKERLGAAPRDFGEWLERPARQGRGERALATLLHDARYGIRALIASRGFTAAILLTLTLGIGANTAIFSVIDAVLLRPLPYAHGHRMVHLLQPLQRGRVENAGFSPLEVKDYREQTRALDAVVEYHQMQFTLLGGAEAQRVSTAVVSANFFDAFGVRPLLGRTFVADDDVQGAAPVLVLTYEYWQRAYRGDPEVVGKTFTMNDKVHQVVGVLAPMPQYPGVNDVFMPSVACPFRNGPRWSQTRTARGLTVFGRLRSGATLATAQKDLAQIAERLHTAYPDAYPKSEGFLTTAASLRDELTRGARPTLIVLLATTLFLLVIVCANVANLTMARLVRREKEMAVRTALGATRLRLLQLLLTENLILAIAGGVLGVLVASWGLDALAAFAARFTTRASEIRLDGRVLLFALGLSLFTGTLLGCLPALPARANLAADLKEGAGATAHRARLRARSALIVSQVAVSFALLIGAGLMLRSLLNLQSVDAGFDVENVLTARVDLNWSRSGRPEQIRTFGDGLLDRIRVEPGVISAALTGSVPLNDTNPFGVEFQIEGAPPSDGPRPRADLETATPDLFQTMGVPLLAGRAFTAMDRDPAPPVAIVNQSFARHFFPGEDALGKRIKVVGATNWVQIVGVVADVKQHGLEREPGNELYAPFAIQPFLDLRLIVRSRAPAADVERMVRGTIKEMDPQQPVTEVRTLAQVRADNLASPRLTALLLGAFAILAIFITAAGIAGVIAYSVSQRTQEIGIRLALGAAPSSLLAMVVRQGMALVGLGLALGILGGLAISRVMSGLVFGIAAHDPVTYVAGAAVLAGVGAVACLVPARRIAEVDPMIALRSA; this is translated from the coding sequence ATGCTGCGACTCTTCCTCCGCGCCTACCCGAAACGATTCCGCGAGCGCCACGCCGAGGACCTGCTCCGGCTCTGCCGGGACGTGTACGGCGTGGGTTTCTCGCCACGGGCGGCCGCCGACCTCTTCTGGAACGGGATGAAGGAGCGGCTCGGCGCCGCGCCGCGCGATTTCGGGGAGTGGCTGGAGCGGCCCGCGCGCCAAGGCCGCGGCGAGCGCGCTCTCGCCACGCTGCTGCACGATGCGCGGTACGGCATCCGCGCTCTCATCGCCAGCCGCGGATTCACCGCGGCCATCCTTCTCACGCTGACGCTCGGGATCGGGGCCAACACGGCGATCTTCAGCGTCATCGACGCGGTCCTACTGCGGCCGTTGCCGTACGCCCACGGACACCGGATGGTCCACCTGCTCCAGCCATTGCAGAGAGGCCGGGTGGAGAACGCCGGCTTCTCGCCGCTCGAGGTGAAGGATTACCGGGAGCAGACCCGCGCTCTCGACGCGGTGGTCGAGTACCACCAGATGCAGTTCACGCTGCTGGGCGGCGCCGAGGCGCAGCGCGTCTCCACCGCCGTGGTCTCGGCGAACTTCTTCGACGCTTTCGGCGTCCGCCCGCTGCTCGGCAGGACGTTCGTGGCGGACGACGACGTGCAGGGCGCTGCCCCCGTCCTCGTCCTGACGTACGAGTACTGGCAGCGCGCGTACCGCGGCGATCCGGAGGTCGTGGGCAAGACCTTCACCATGAACGACAAGGTCCACCAGGTCGTCGGGGTGCTGGCGCCCATGCCGCAATACCCGGGGGTCAACGACGTGTTCATGCCCAGCGTCGCCTGCCCGTTCCGCAATGGGCCGCGGTGGTCGCAGACGCGGACGGCGCGCGGGCTCACCGTGTTCGGCAGGCTGCGCTCCGGGGCCACGCTCGCCACGGCGCAGAAGGACCTCGCGCAGATCGCGGAGCGGCTGCACACTGCGTATCCGGACGCGTATCCGAAGAGCGAGGGTTTTCTCACCACCGCGGCGTCCCTGCGCGATGAGCTGACCCGCGGCGCGCGTCCCACGCTCATCGTGCTGCTCGCCACCACTCTCTTCCTGCTGGTGATCGTCTGCGCCAACGTCGCCAATCTGACCATGGCGCGGCTGGTCCGTCGCGAGAAGGAGATGGCGGTCCGGACCGCCCTTGGGGCAACGCGGTTGCGCCTGCTGCAACTTCTCCTCACCGAAAACCTGATCCTGGCGATCGCCGGAGGCGTTCTCGGCGTGCTGGTCGCGAGCTGGGGGCTCGATGCGCTTGCTGCCTTCGCGGCCCGGTTCACCACCCGCGCCTCCGAGATCCGGCTGGACGGGCGGGTCCTGCTGTTCGCGCTGGGACTGTCGTTGTTCACCGGGACGCTGCTCGGATGCCTGCCGGCGCTGCCGGCGCGCGCGAATCTCGCCGCGGACCTGAAGGAAGGAGCGGGCGCGACCGCGCACCGCGCCCGACTGCGTGCCCGGAGCGCGCTCATCGTCTCGCAGGTCGCGGTGTCGTTCGCGCTGCTGATCGGCGCCGGGCTGATGCTGCGCAGCCTGCTCAACCTCCAGTCCGTGGACGCGGGATTCGACGTGGAGAACGTCCTCACCGCGCGCGTCGATCTGAACTGGAGCCGCTCTGGGAGGCCCGAACAGATCCGCACCTTTGGCGACGGCCTCCTGGACCGGATTCGCGTGGAGCCCGGCGTGATCTCCGCAGCGCTGACGGGGTCCGTCCCGCTCAACGACACGAATCCATTCGGGGTGGAGTTCCAGATCGAGGGAGCGCCGCCGTCGGATGGTCCGCGGCCGCGGGCGGACCTGGAGACGGCCACTCCGGACCTGTTCCAGACCATGGGGGTCCCATTGCTCGCCGGCCGTGCATTTACCGCGATGGATCGCGATCCGGCGCCACCGGTCGCCATCGTGAACCAGTCGTTCGCTCGCCATTTCTTTCCCGGCGAGGACGCGTTGGGCAAGCGGATCAAGGTCGTCGGCGCGACCAACTGGGTGCAGATCGTCGGCGTCGTCGCCGACGTGAAGCAGCACGGCCTCGAGCGGGAGCCCGGGAACGAGCTCTATGCGCCGTTCGCGATCCAGCCTTTCCTCGACCTGAGGCTGATCGTGCGCAGTCGGGCGCCAGCGGCGGACGTGGAGCGGATGGTGCGGGGGACGATCAAGGAGATGGATCCGCAGCAGCCGGTCACGGAGGTGAGGACGCTGGCGCAGGTCCGCGCGGACAACCTGGCCTCGCCGCGCCTGACCGCGCTGCTACTCGGCGCCTTTGCCATCCTCGCCATCTTCATCACTGCGGCGGGAATCGCCGGAGTGATCGCCTATTCGGTGAGCCAGCGGACGCAGGAGATCGGAATCCGCCTGGCCCTGGGCGCTGCGCCTTCCTCGCTGCTGGCGATGGTGGTGCGCCAGGGAATGGCGCTGGTCGGGCTCGGTCTTGCCCTGGGAATCCTCGGCGGGCTCGCCATCTCCCGCGTGATGTCCGGCCTCGTTTTCGGCATCGCCGCGCACGATCCCGTCACCTACGTCGCGGGCGCCGCCGTGCTCGCCGGGGTTGGCGCAGTCGCTTGCCTCGTGCCGGCCCGCCGGATAGCCGAAGTGGACCCGATGATCGCGCTACGGAGCGCGTAG
- a CDS encoding PadR family transcriptional regulator encodes MLNMSILDSSTPPLKPAELFVLAALHAAPLHGYGLVQEVATRSQGRIRIRPGNLYRVLDRLLERGLIDVHERASAGDERRTYYRITSLGRRTAQAEAKLLAGVIGELLAI; translated from the coding sequence ATGCTCAATATGAGCATACTCGATTCGAGCACACCTCCGCTGAAGCCCGCCGAGCTGTTCGTCCTCGCGGCGCTGCACGCCGCGCCACTGCACGGCTACGGCCTCGTCCAGGAAGTGGCGACGCGCTCCCAGGGGCGAATCCGGATCCGGCCCGGCAACCTCTACCGCGTGCTCGACCGTCTGCTCGAGCGCGGCTTGATCGACGTGCACGAGCGAGCCTCGGCCGGCGACGAGCGGCGGACGTACTACCGGATCACCTCGCTGGGCCGGCGCACCGCGCAGGCGGAAGCGAAGCTCCTCGCCGGAGTGATCGGCGAGCTGCTCGCCATCTGA